The proteins below are encoded in one region of Rhizobium sp. ZPR4:
- a CDS encoding ABC-three component system protein, which translates to MADALLAQDILDGAAVRDRPNLFVIGSFDRRITFYSQQVRALSLVHALKELGYLHANPRIAVVGGGAAGVTAAAAAALVAGSQVILFESAAALLPLQSTTDRRRLDPHIYDWPAHDTTDPIADLPILDWESGTCRTVRDDVLLGFEDIAVRLAPRLERRLRHQVTALTRTADGYQLDITDLNAPPPPPGAELREQFHMVFLAVGFGLEPGEPLPSIQSASYWTDAGVPVAEFAGRPTPRFFVSGAGDGGLIDFVAAGARDFDHAGTIRLISEHPGIAALKPVLAAIDMRARAEDAKGTRFDFMAAYDTELLQSLTDIGLVAAVAQQLRPGVQLTFQTQHAELFDVSTATLNRLAAYLTIKACAGDAQRSFRHLQCGGVTRIDAPDPAPVIAPFWLDCAGETVAADAVIVRRGPQREVVRAPFAPHLASFDVTHREWLARHGDATLVPKLSGPARSLFREAARSANILAPRLQRQAANQLPISVQLLREGANIRWSGAVPAEQLIRSWSEQQPFEIILPDAPEALGAAAGAVLRVACHSINCRLHAAPGLWSQLVRELSLESPHAEGMTMPAIVAGNPGGAAQDPVALPLDILARRIHRSLDSWLLERLDVHLQPFFASNADPGRPINVKIAQDLRAAMAATWAIWHASFTDDPALLNHFLRLMICAVDEDEHRDAAQILVGPSKWPVILRGTAVALAIAAAWDTTSPKGARPGNLVRLRDGDSEWAGHGCAADMINGDEMSLCAASFMWQTQFVILVVKSAIEVNRIAERPFAQIDTDQPGLSDTDGSGPVIMSISRDFIDAAAAGLAELRALLATVEARHFEALEKTIMKGAA; encoded by the coding sequence TTGGCTGATGCCTTGCTCGCCCAGGATATTCTTGACGGTGCGGCTGTTCGCGACCGGCCGAATCTGTTCGTGATCGGCAGTTTCGACCGGCGCATCACCTTCTATTCCCAACAGGTCCGGGCGCTATCGCTGGTCCACGCGCTCAAAGAACTTGGCTATCTCCATGCCAATCCGAGGATAGCGGTCGTTGGCGGCGGCGCGGCAGGCGTCACCGCAGCCGCAGCTGCAGCGCTGGTAGCCGGGTCGCAGGTCATCTTGTTCGAATCCGCCGCTGCGCTTCTCCCACTTCAGTCGACAACTGATCGGCGGCGGCTCGATCCGCATATTTACGATTGGCCGGCACACGACACGACCGATCCCATAGCCGACCTGCCGATCCTTGACTGGGAATCTGGGACATGCCGCACCGTCCGTGACGATGTACTACTTGGATTCGAGGACATCGCTGTCAGACTCGCGCCGCGACTCGAGCGACGGCTGCGCCATCAGGTTACCGCGCTCACACGAACTGCAGATGGTTATCAGCTCGACATCACCGATCTCAATGCGCCGCCACCGCCGCCAGGCGCGGAGCTGCGCGAACAGTTTCATATGGTGTTTCTCGCCGTCGGGTTCGGGCTCGAGCCGGGCGAACCGTTGCCGTCGATACAGAGTGCCAGCTATTGGACCGATGCCGGCGTTCCGGTTGCCGAGTTTGCAGGTCGGCCGACCCCGCGATTCTTCGTCAGTGGCGCGGGCGACGGCGGCCTGATCGATTTCGTGGCCGCCGGAGCCCGCGATTTCGATCACGCCGGGACGATTCGGCTGATCTCCGAACATCCCGGCATCGCGGCGTTGAAGCCGGTCCTTGCCGCGATCGATATGCGTGCTCGCGCTGAGGATGCCAAGGGCACCCGCTTCGATTTCATGGCGGCCTATGACACTGAGCTTCTTCAATCCCTCACAGACATCGGCCTCGTGGCTGCGGTCGCGCAGCAACTCCGCCCCGGCGTGCAGTTAACGTTTCAGACCCAGCATGCCGAGCTGTTCGACGTTTCAACGGCAACGCTCAACCGGCTCGCCGCCTATCTCACCATCAAAGCCTGTGCGGGCGACGCCCAGCGCTCCTTCAGGCATCTGCAATGCGGCGGCGTCACGCGGATCGACGCGCCGGATCCGGCGCCGGTTATCGCCCCCTTCTGGCTCGATTGCGCCGGGGAGACGGTCGCGGCGGATGCGGTGATCGTGCGGCGCGGTCCCCAGCGCGAAGTCGTGCGGGCTCCCTTTGCCCCGCACCTGGCCAGTTTCGATGTGACGCACAGGGAATGGCTTGCCCGCCATGGCGACGCGACGCTTGTCCCGAAATTGTCAGGACCGGCACGTTCCCTTTTCCGGGAGGCAGCGCGCAGCGCGAATATCCTCGCGCCGCGGCTGCAGCGACAGGCAGCCAACCAGCTCCCCATATCAGTGCAGCTTCTGCGCGAAGGTGCCAACATCCGCTGGTCTGGCGCGGTTCCGGCGGAGCAGCTTATCCGATCGTGGAGCGAGCAGCAGCCCTTTGAAATCATCTTGCCCGATGCTCCCGAGGCTCTTGGCGCCGCTGCGGGGGCCGTGCTGCGGGTCGCCTGTCACAGCATCAATTGCCGGCTCCACGCCGCGCCCGGCCTGTGGAGCCAGCTGGTCCGCGAACTCAGCCTGGAATCGCCGCACGCTGAAGGTATGACGATGCCAGCGATCGTGGCCGGCAATCCCGGCGGCGCTGCCCAGGATCCGGTTGCGCTGCCGCTCGATATTCTCGCGCGTCGCATTCACCGGTCGCTCGATAGCTGGCTGCTCGAGCGCCTAGACGTACACCTCCAGCCATTTTTCGCCAGCAATGCCGATCCCGGCCGCCCGATCAACGTCAAGATCGCACAGGATCTTCGGGCGGCCATGGCCGCGACCTGGGCGATCTGGCATGCGTCGTTTACAGACGACCCGGCACTGCTGAACCATTTCCTGCGCCTGATGATCTGTGCGGTCGACGAGGACGAACATCGCGACGCGGCACAGATTCTCGTCGGCCCCAGCAAATGGCCCGTGATCCTGCGTGGCACCGCGGTCGCGCTTGCCATCGCCGCAGCCTGGGACACCACATCGCCGAAAGGCGCCAGGCCGGGTAATCTGGTTCGCCTACGTGACGGTGACAGCGAATGGGCCGGTCATGGATGCGCGGCCGACATGATCAACGGTGACGAGATGTCATTGTGTGCTGCCTCTTTCATGTGGCAGACTCAATTCGTCATCCTCGTCGTAAAAAGTGCCATCGAGGTCAACCGAATCGCCGAACGGCCGTTCGCGCAGATCGACACCGACCAGCCGGGGCTGAGCGATACGGATGGCTCTGGTCCGGTGATCATGTCGATCAGTCGCGATTTCATCGACGCGGCGGCGGCGGGTCTGGCCGAGCTACGCGCCCTGCTGGCAACGGTGGAGGCGCGGCACTTTGAGGCGCTCGAAAAGACGATCATGAAAGGTGCGGCATGA
- a CDS encoding formylglycine-generating enzyme family protein, with amino-acid sequence MTPLVASLALFSTKDVTLAKSVPRGADWRHPFGRRSSIEESGRHPVVHVSYDDAQAYCRWAGRALPSEAEWEYAARAGHKGLRFPWGNDLEPGGVHMANVWQGDFPRRNTGADGWLATAPVASYPPNDFGLYDMIGNVWEWCADWYDRDYYTRSPPHDPSGPAAGDRRTTRGGSYLCHRSYCERYRVAARMSNTPDSTTCNLGFRTISRLGHG; translated from the coding sequence GTGACGCCGCTCGTCGCTTCCCTTGCCCTTTTCTCAACGAAGGACGTCACACTCGCAAAATCGGTGCCTAGGGGCGCTGACTGGCGCCATCCCTTCGGCCGTCGCTCGAGCATCGAAGAATCAGGCAGGCATCCGGTCGTCCACGTTAGCTACGATGATGCTCAAGCCTATTGTCGGTGGGCCGGGCGAGCCCTGCCGAGCGAGGCGGAGTGGGAATATGCAGCCCGAGCCGGGCACAAGGGCCTCAGATTTCCCTGGGGCAATGATCTCGAGCCGGGCGGCGTTCACATGGCGAATGTCTGGCAGGGGGACTTTCCAAGACGCAATACGGGCGCCGACGGCTGGCTGGCGACAGCGCCGGTGGCAAGCTATCCGCCGAACGATTTCGGCCTGTACGACATGATCGGCAATGTGTGGGAATGGTGTGCGGACTGGTATGACAGGGACTATTACACGCGATCGCCGCCGCACGACCCTTCCGGTCCGGCAGCGGGCGACCGCCGGACTACGCGCGGCGGTTCGTATCTGTGCCACAGAAGCTACTGCGAGCGCTATCGCGTTGCCGCCCGCATGTCCAACACGCCCGATTCAACGACCTGCAATCTGGGTTTTCGAACAATCTCACGACTAGGTCACGGATAG
- a CDS encoding ABC-three component system middle component 1: protein MTDGATLSPGLADFADRLRNAALKLELKVQDRPKLASATFNGGSAKSTTLSPTDLPAESHAIRIDRFNIVLGILPDVAAMEAVLETLRRYRNQCVVARSFLGANETLDLQLMLLGPRASEGQEAWRAMALMVERDDRVARKLAWLRPEDPLNDEESFADFLKRTFLARPWVHAEGQFEDVALDELSGTGATTPGLPRTTADEWERIALDEKKTPDDIVAALVKSWGRRGQA, encoded by the coding sequence ATGACGGATGGTGCGACTCTGTCACCTGGACTGGCTGATTTCGCTGACCGGCTGCGCAACGCGGCGCTAAAGCTTGAGCTCAAGGTCCAGGATCGGCCCAAACTAGCGAGCGCAACCTTCAACGGCGGATCGGCCAAGTCGACGACGCTCAGTCCGACCGATCTGCCGGCGGAAAGCCATGCGATCCGGATTGATCGCTTCAATATCGTGCTGGGCATCCTGCCCGACGTGGCCGCCATGGAAGCGGTGCTCGAGACGCTGCGGCGCTACCGCAATCAATGTGTCGTCGCGCGCTCGTTCCTTGGGGCTAACGAGACACTAGACTTGCAGCTGATGCTACTGGGACCACGAGCGAGCGAGGGGCAGGAAGCCTGGCGCGCGATGGCGTTGATGGTCGAGCGTGATGACCGCGTCGCTCGCAAGCTGGCGTGGCTGCGTCCCGAAGATCCACTGAATGACGAAGAGAGTTTCGCCGACTTCCTCAAGCGAACCTTCCTTGCCCGGCCATGGGTCCATGCCGAAGGCCAGTTCGAGGATGTGGCGCTCGACGAGCTGAGCGGCACCGGTGCGACCACACCGGGTCTACCGCGGACGACGGCGGACGAATGGGAGCGGATAGCGCTCGACGAGAAGAAGACGCCGGATGATATTGTCGCAGCGTTGGTCAAATCCTGGGGTCGGAGGGGTCAGGCATGA
- a CDS encoding (p)ppGpp synthetase encodes MASQDYETEKVVFRDFYDASWDTMEAARNAFLTLVRSLLATDAAIAGAKVEGRIKEREECLSKFRLKYQTELESTKTPYAIRDHISDLIGLRIVCFYEDDVERVKALISAEFDVLGVTDKTAQMEKTADAFGYKGLHLDLRLSDGRRTLKEYAAYADYPFELQIRTVVQDSWSILDHKIKYKKSIPNGLKRRINTLAALFELADREFRAIRDGTAEEIERTGAYAEIEEESEVVPAEPEAVVDAAPRKYAPLNAFSLLRIAKHFFPGQDFEPHKVDGFTQQVIDLKPDISRGKFNFYLRETISEVRRYKADFEAGPDGTPLNPFTVMRHCLYAGDPDLFASLLTDRARDSFDAWRADNRPAVEVD; translated from the coding sequence ATGGCGTCGCAAGATTATGAAACTGAGAAAGTCGTCTTTCGCGATTTCTATGATGCCTCATGGGATACGATGGAAGCGGCCCGGAACGCCTTCCTCACCCTAGTTCGGTCGCTTCTTGCCACGGATGCAGCAATCGCGGGCGCCAAGGTCGAAGGGCGCATCAAGGAACGCGAGGAATGCTTAAGCAAGTTCCGGCTAAAGTATCAGACGGAGCTGGAAAGCACCAAGACGCCTTATGCCATTCGCGACCACATATCCGATCTGATCGGCCTACGTATTGTTTGCTTCTATGAGGATGATGTTGAGCGGGTGAAGGCGCTCATATCGGCGGAGTTCGACGTGCTTGGCGTCACCGATAAAACGGCGCAGATGGAGAAAACGGCGGACGCCTTTGGTTACAAGGGCCTGCATCTCGATCTACGACTGAGCGATGGTCGAAGGACGCTGAAGGAATATGCAGCCTATGCCGACTATCCGTTTGAGCTTCAGATTCGGACCGTTGTTCAGGATTCCTGGAGTATTCTCGATCATAAGATCAAATATAAGAAGTCGATCCCGAATGGCCTGAAGCGACGCATTAACACACTCGCGGCCCTGTTCGAACTGGCTGATCGCGAGTTCCGCGCCATTCGCGATGGGACGGCCGAAGAGATCGAGCGAACCGGTGCCTACGCCGAGATCGAGGAAGAATCGGAAGTAGTCCCGGCGGAGCCGGAAGCCGTCGTCGACGCCGCACCTCGTAAGTATGCCCCGCTCAACGCCTTCAGCCTCTTGCGGATCGCAAAGCATTTTTTTCCTGGGCAGGATTTCGAGCCGCACAAAGTCGATGGCTTTACCCAACAGGTCATCGACCTCAAGCCCGACATTAGCCGGGGCAAATTCAACTTCTATCTGCGAGAGACGATTAGCGAGGTGCGGCGCTACAAGGCCGACTTCGAGGCCGGCCCCGATGGCACTCCGCTTAATCCCTTCACTGTCATGCGGCACTGTCTTTATGCAGGCGATCCTGACCTCTTTGCTTCGCTCCTGACGGACAGGGCGCGAGATAGCTTCGATGCTTGGCGGGCGGATAACAGGCCCGCTGTGGAGGTCGACTGA